Proteins encoded by one window of Dehalococcoidales bacterium:
- a CDS encoding DUF2007 domain-containing protein: MKSVYQARSEGEAQIIKGLLESNGITCFLKSNAAPSVHVFAVDGLGRVDVMVEDSLADEAKRLIVEEK, from the coding sequence ATGAAAAGCGTATATCAGGCACGAAGTGAAGGCGAAGCCCAGATTATCAAGGGATTGCTGGAAAGCAATGGAATCACCTGCTTCCTGAAGTCAAATGCGGCACCCTCGGTTCACGTCTTTGCCGTTGACGGGCTGGGGCGGGTTGATGTTATGGTCGAAGATTCCCTGGCCGATGAAGCTAAAAGATTGATTGTGGAGGAGAAGTAG
- a CDS encoding ribose-phosphate pyrophosphokinase, whose product MDELKVFTGNAHPALAEAVTEYLGLPLGKCEVFEFSNENIFVRILENVRERDTFVIQPMCSPVNKNLVELLIMLDALKRASAGRITAVVPYYGYARTDKKDQPRVPITARLIADMLTVAGANRLLTVDLHAAQIQGFFNIPVDELTALYLFSDYFKKKNIRDLVVVATDIGITKRARDLAAKLNAPLAIMEKRRIGNNDHTETLNVIGDVKDKIALTVDDEIDTAGSLVNTVQTLLKRGAKEVYACCTHPIFSGPAVQRIASCPVKEVIVTDTVPLPENKRLANITVLSMAPLLGEAIYRIHSGQSIGALFE is encoded by the coding sequence ATGGACGAGTTGAAAGTATTCACCGGCAATGCCCACCCCGCCCTGGCCGAGGCGGTTACCGAATATCTGGGACTGCCACTGGGCAAGTGCGAGGTCTTTGAGTTCAGTAATGAGAACATCTTTGTCCGTATTCTGGAAAATGTCCGAGAACGGGATACCTTCGTCATTCAGCCCATGTGCTCTCCGGTAAATAAGAACCTGGTTGAACTGTTAATCATGCTTGATGCGCTGAAGAGAGCCTCCGCCGGACGCATTACCGCCGTGGTCCCCTATTATGGCTACGCCCGTACTGACAAGAAAGACCAGCCCCGTGTTCCGATAACCGCCAGGTTGATTGCGGACATGCTCACCGTAGCCGGGGCTAACCGCCTGCTGACGGTAGACCTGCACGCGGCGCAGATTCAGGGGTTCTTTAATATACCCGTTGACGAACTTACTGCCCTGTACCTGTTCAGTGATTATTTCAAGAAGAAGAATATTAGAGACCTGGTGGTGGTAGCTACTGATATCGGTATTACCAAACGGGCGCGGGACCTGGCCGCCAAGCTCAACGCCCCGCTGGCAATTATGGAAAAGAGACGGATAGGTAATAACGACCATACGGAAACGCTTAATGTCATCGGGGATGTGAAGGATAAAATAGCCCTTACCGTGGATGATGAAATAGATACCGCCGGCTCCCTGGTAAATACCGTTCAAACCCTGCTGAAGCGCGGGGCGAAGGAGGTATACGCCTGCTGTACCCACCCGATATTCTCCGGCCCGGCCGTCCAGAGGATAGCTTCATGCCCGGTAAAAGAGGTAATAGTTACCGATACTGTCCCCCTCCCGGAAAACAAGAGGCTGGCCAATATTACGGTACTGTCCATGGCCCCGCTGCTCGGAGAAGCCATCTATCGCATCCACAGCGGGCAATCAATAGGAGCTTTGTTCGAGTAA
- the glyA gene encoding serine hydroxymethyltransferase, which yields MSYLSQRDPEISQALSMEAKRQRETINLIASENYASQAVLEAQGSFLTNKYAEGYPQRRYYGGCENMDRIETLAIERTKELFHAEHANVQPHSGAQANMAAYYALLEYGDTVMGMRLAHGGHLTHGDKVSFSGKSYNFIIYGVSRETERINYPEMEKLALEHKPRVIMVGASAYPRIIDFERFRHVADLVGAKLVVDMAHIAGMVAVGLHPTPVPYADIVTSTTHKTLRGPRGGFILCKRELAPAIDAAVFPEMQGGPLMHAVAAKAVAFREAMQPGFFDYQGATLDNALVLASELKRLGLRLVSDGTDTHMVLADLTQTGISGREAEETLGRAGIVINRNTIPFDPRPAIATSGIRLGTPAVTSRGFGREEMRFIASAIIKMINNAGNPDIEKQIRQEVTELCSRFPVPGIDF from the coding sequence ATGAGCTACTTAAGTCAAAGAGACCCGGAAATCAGTCAGGCTCTCAGTATGGAGGCAAAACGGCAAAGGGAGACGATTAACCTTATCGCTTCGGAGAATTACGCCAGCCAGGCGGTGCTTGAAGCTCAAGGATCGTTTCTGACCAACAAATACGCCGAGGGCTATCCTCAGCGACGCTACTACGGCGGCTGCGAGAATATGGACAGGATAGAAACCCTGGCCATTGAGCGGACAAAAGAGCTCTTCCACGCCGAGCATGCTAATGTCCAGCCGCACAGCGGGGCACAGGCTAATATGGCTGCTTACTATGCTCTGCTGGAGTACGGTGACACGGTTATGGGTATGAGACTGGCCCACGGCGGCCACCTCACCCACGGTGATAAAGTGAGCTTCTCCGGTAAATCATACAATTTCATTATCTACGGAGTCAGCCGGGAAACGGAAAGAATCAACTACCCGGAGATGGAAAAACTGGCTCTGGAGCACAAACCCAGGGTGATTATGGTGGGAGCCAGCGCTTATCCCCGGATTATTGATTTTGAGCGCTTCCGTCATGTCGCTGACCTTGTCGGGGCTAAGCTGGTAGTTGACATGGCCCACATCGCCGGGATGGTAGCGGTGGGACTGCACCCTACTCCGGTACCCTACGCCGATATAGTTACTTCAACCACTCACAAGACGCTGCGCGGTCCGCGGGGCGGGTTCATCCTGTGCAAGCGTGAGTTAGCCCCGGCGATAGATGCGGCGGTCTTTCCGGAGATGCAAGGGGGGCCCTTGATGCACGCCGTTGCCGCTAAAGCGGTGGCTTTCCGGGAGGCAATGCAACCCGGATTTTTTGATTATCAGGGCGCCACGCTGGATAACGCGCTGGTACTGGCCAGCGAGTTGAAACGCCTCGGGCTGCGCCTGGTGTCAGACGGGACGGATACCCACATGGTCCTGGCCGACCTCACGCAGACGGGCATCAGCGGTAGAGAAGCAGAGGAAACTCTGGGTAGAGCCGGCATTGTGATCAACCGGAATACTATCCCCTTCGACCCGCGTCCCGCAATCGCCACCAGTGGCATCAGACTGGGTACGCCGGCGGTGACCAGCCGCGGCTTCGGCAGAGAGGAAATGAGATTCATTGCCTCCGCGATTATCAAAATGATTAATAACGCCGGGAACCCGGATATTGAAAAACAGATACGGCAGGAAGTCACGGAACTGTGTTCACGCTTCCCGGTACCCGGTATTGATTTCTGA
- a CDS encoding uracil-DNA glycosylase: MSALSELNKEIALCQRCEIAKYRTRAVPGEGAEDAEIMFIGEAPGWHEDQQGRPFVGPAGQYLDELLALANLKREQVYITNVIKTRPPGNRDPLPVEISNCRQWLERQIELIRPKMIVTLGRFSMAMFFPGKTISKIHGTAQKRDGVVYYAMYHPAAALHQGGLRAVIETDMRKIPALLDETKNMTEVRIELPPEQLKMFDA, translated from the coding sequence ATGTCAGCACTGAGTGAACTTAATAAAGAAATCGCGCTTTGCCAGCGATGTGAGATAGCCAAGTACCGGACCCGGGCGGTGCCCGGGGAAGGGGCGGAGGATGCGGAGATAATGTTTATCGGTGAGGCGCCGGGCTGGCATGAAGACCAGCAGGGGCGTCCTTTCGTCGGCCCGGCAGGGCAGTACCTTGATGAATTGCTGGCCCTGGCTAATTTGAAGCGTGAGCAGGTCTATATTACCAATGTGATTAAGACCCGTCCCCCGGGAAACCGTGACCCGTTGCCGGTGGAGATCAGTAACTGCCGGCAGTGGCTGGAACGCCAGATTGAGTTAATCCGTCCCAAAATGATTGTGACTCTGGGCCGTTTCTCGATGGCGATGTTTTTTCCCGGTAAGACCATCAGTAAAATTCATGGCACCGCTCAGAAGCGGGATGGTGTGGTCTACTATGCGATGTATCATCCGGCGGCGGCCCTGCATCAGGGCGGTTTGCGTGCGGTGATTGAGACTGATATGCGTAAGATTCCGGCGCTCCTGGACGAAACGAAAAACATGACCGAGGTCAGGATTGAGCTGCCGCCAGAGCAGCTAAAGATGTTTGATGCCTGA
- a CDS encoding ribonuclease J: MPRSKLKIIPLGGLSEIGKNMMAMEYEDDIIVIDAGLMFPEEEMLGIDLVIPDISYLLENRDKIRGIVITHGHEDHIGALPYLLPQLNVPVYATKLARGLISVRLKERKALAGATLTLVPFNTKVTLGKFAVEFFPVCHSIPDSAGLIIQTPVGTVVHSGDFKLDYTPVGGKPTALSRLAQLGAQGVLLLLSDSTYAEMPGYTPSEKIVGETLDRVIAEAPGRVIIATFSSLISRIQQVIDAAAKHQRRVFIVGRSMSDTSNMALELGFLQAPDGVLGRLDEMRGLPQNKIVLLTTGSQGEPTSALVRMANRDHRQVHIMRGDTVVISATPIPGNEAVVNRTVDSLFKQGAEVLYHKVAQVHVHGHASQEELKLLMDLVKPKFFMPIHGEYRHLSLHAKLAQSMGIPEGNIFVLEDGDILELNQQSGKINGKVSSGNVYVDGLSVGDIGSVVLRDRRMLSKDGIVLVIIAVNRQTGKLMGRPDVVSRGFVENRESIVLDESRDLVARVLDHGGDRPSDWGFINTKVRDTLNKFYYEQTRRRPMVLPFIVQI; encoded by the coding sequence ATGCCCAGGTCAAAACTGAAGATAATTCCTCTCGGCGGTTTGAGCGAAATCGGCAAGAACATGATGGCGATGGAGTATGAAGATGACATCATCGTTATCGATGCCGGGCTGATGTTCCCCGAGGAAGAAATGCTGGGTATTGACCTGGTAATCCCTGATATCAGCTACCTGCTGGAGAACCGGGACAAGATAAGAGGTATTGTAATTACCCACGGGCATGAAGACCATATCGGCGCCCTCCCGTATCTGCTCCCCCAGCTTAATGTGCCGGTCTATGCCACCAAGCTGGCCAGGGGACTCATCTCAGTCAGGCTTAAGGAGAGAAAGGCGCTTGCCGGGGCGACTCTAACGCTGGTGCCGTTTAACACTAAAGTTACGCTGGGTAAATTCGCGGTAGAGTTCTTCCCGGTTTGTCACAGCATCCCTGATTCAGCCGGTCTGATCATACAGACCCCGGTTGGCACAGTAGTCCATAGCGGCGATTTTAAGCTTGACTACACCCCGGTTGGTGGTAAACCGACGGCTCTATCCCGGCTGGCGCAACTGGGTGCGCAGGGGGTCCTGCTGCTGCTCTCTGATTCCACCTATGCCGAGATGCCCGGTTATACGCCATCGGAAAAAATTGTCGGTGAAACCCTGGACCGGGTTATCGCTGAGGCGCCGGGGAGAGTGATTATCGCCACCTTTTCCTCCCTGATTTCACGTATTCAGCAGGTGATTGATGCGGCGGCTAAACACCAGCGTCGTGTCTTCATCGTCGGGCGGAGCATGAGCGATACGTCTAACATGGCGCTGGAGCTTGGGTTTCTGCAGGCGCCTGACGGCGTGCTGGGCCGGCTGGACGAAATGCGCGGCTTACCTCAAAACAAGATTGTCCTGCTTACTACGGGCAGCCAGGGAGAGCCTACGTCAGCGCTGGTACGTATGGCGAACCGTGACCACCGCCAGGTACATATTATGCGGGGTGATACGGTGGTAATTTCAGCAACGCCTATCCCGGGCAATGAAGCGGTGGTCAACAGGACCGTGGATAGCCTCTTCAAGCAGGGGGCGGAGGTACTATATCACAAGGTAGCCCAGGTTCATGTCCACGGTCATGCCAGCCAGGAGGAACTGAAACTGCTGATGGACCTGGTTAAACCGAAATTTTTCATGCCCATTCATGGTGAGTACCGTCACCTGAGTCTTCATGCGAAGCTGGCCCAGTCAATGGGTATTCCAGAAGGTAATATCTTCGTTCTGGAAGATGGTGATATACTGGAGCTTAACCAGCAGTCGGGCAAGATAAACGGCAAAGTCAGCTCAGGTAATGTCTATGTCGATGGTCTTAGTGTGGGGGATATCGGCAGCGTCGTTCTGCGGGACAGGAGGATGCTTTCCAAGGATGGCATTGTCCTGGTGATTATCGCGGTTAACCGGCAGACCGGTAAGCTGATGGGACGTCCTGATGTTGTGTCGAGGGGTTTTGTTGAGAACAGGGAATCCATAGTGCTGGATGAAAGCCGTGACCTGGTCGCCCGTGTGCTGGACCATGGTGGCGACCGTCCTTCCGACTGGGGCTTTATCAATACTAAGGTCAGGGATACACTGAACAAGTTTTATTATGAGCAGACCAGGCGCCGTCCGATGGTGCTCCCCTTTATCGTACAGATATGA
- a CDS encoding DNA translocase FtsK: MSRNKINSRIKSRGKARRSPWRGLFRIVLAPVRYWPLTILIAVAALLYWQWGNIVFWGGGLVANVLAFVANTLRMFGWGLLLIAAVMLTLIGVVRWGKASSFVRYGNRWLGVVVLALAAWGILAFFNLGGSFGMDILGIRAPGFLSILVAVLRVLGLVVLGVILIAPRASLRLLKRFISRVGNQLKRHPVPRLARTSKGVVSPVTAVPPVATSKAVPVASNLEREPEKKAVSSAAAVAASFQRELKQVAQEVWKKYGESPDRVDVDGWQLPPIDILDTSPEVQFSQADNVQRARLIEEALGSYGVEARVVQINAGPTVTQFGVEPGWDRKVKEVREKDKDGNVRIRQEEISKTRVKVERINSLANDLALALAAPSIRIEAPVPGKAVVGIEVPNTVSSMVSLRGVIETSVFQKMEAKSKLSLALGKGAGGEAVAADLTKMPHLLIAGATGSGKTVCLNAIVSCLLLYNTPNDVRFIMIDPKRVELVMFNGIPHLINPVIVDADKALDALRWLSQEMNDRYQTLAKAAVRNIETYNKNRQGDQKMPYLVLIIDELADLMMLGGDEVEHILCRLAQLSRAVGIHLVVATQRPSVDVVTGLIKANFPTRISFAVTSQVDSRTILDSGGAEKLLGKGDMLYLPTEAGKPKRLQGCYVSDAEAERLVYLWGNQRREGAAALKVTDLVPLQAASRKDEDEDPILKAARQLAREHSRISASFLQRRLRIGYPRAARIIDQLEEEKAMEEGGGEEL, translated from the coding sequence ATGTCCAGGAACAAGATTAATAGCCGGATTAAGTCCAGAGGCAAGGCACGGCGCAGTCCATGGCGAGGATTATTCCGCATTGTGCTGGCGCCGGTGCGCTACTGGCCACTTACCATCCTTATTGCCGTTGCAGCATTGCTATACTGGCAGTGGGGAAACATTGTTTTCTGGGGTGGCGGTCTTGTGGCCAACGTCCTCGCTTTTGTGGCAAATACCCTGAGAATGTTTGGCTGGGGGCTGCTCCTGATAGCGGCTGTCATGCTGACACTAATCGGGGTGGTGCGTTGGGGTAAAGCGTCCTCATTTGTCCGCTATGGCAATCGCTGGCTGGGCGTAGTGGTACTGGCTCTGGCTGCCTGGGGTATACTGGCTTTTTTTAATCTGGGGGGCAGCTTCGGCATGGATATTCTCGGTATCAGGGCCCCCGGTTTTCTCAGTATCCTGGTAGCAGTCCTGCGCGTGCTGGGGTTAGTTGTCCTGGGTGTTATTCTGATAGCTCCCCGGGCTTCTCTGCGTCTGTTAAAAAGGTTTATTTCCCGGGTGGGTAATCAACTGAAAAGGCATCCTGTTCCCAGGCTGGCCCGTACATCGAAAGGAGTAGTATCTCCGGTGACCGCAGTGCCCCCGGTTGCCACCTCCAAAGCTGTGCCGGTAGCGTCAAACCTGGAGAGAGAACCGGAAAAGAAAGCGGTATCCTCGGCGGCTGCGGTGGCGGCTTCATTCCAGCGGGAGTTGAAGCAGGTGGCCCAGGAAGTGTGGAAGAAGTACGGCGAATCGCCGGACAGGGTGGATGTAGATGGCTGGCAGCTACCGCCGATTGATATCCTGGATACGTCACCGGAAGTCCAGTTCAGTCAGGCGGATAACGTACAGCGCGCCCGGCTTATCGAAGAAGCCCTGGGCAGCTACGGCGTTGAGGCCAGGGTGGTGCAGATAAACGCCGGGCCCACCGTTACCCAGTTTGGCGTTGAGCCGGGCTGGGACCGCAAGGTAAAAGAGGTCAGGGAAAAGGACAAAGATGGCAATGTCAGAATCAGGCAGGAGGAAATTTCCAAGACCAGGGTCAAGGTGGAAAGAATAAACTCGCTGGCTAATGACCTGGCCCTGGCGCTGGCCGCGCCCAGCATCCGGATTGAAGCCCCGGTACCCGGCAAAGCGGTGGTGGGAATTGAAGTGCCCAATACCGTTTCCAGTATGGTCAGCCTGCGCGGGGTGATCGAGACCAGCGTGTTCCAGAAAATGGAAGCCAAGTCCAAGCTGAGCCTGGCGCTGGGTAAGGGGGCCGGGGGTGAGGCGGTGGCGGCTGACCTGACGAAGATGCCGCACCTGCTCATCGCCGGGGCTACCGGCAGCGGCAAGACGGTCTGTCTGAATGCCATTGTCAGCTGCCTGCTTCTCTATAACACGCCTAATGATGTCCGCTTTATTATGATTGACCCCAAGCGGGTAGAGCTGGTGATGTTCAACGGTATCCCCCACCTGATTAACCCGGTCATCGTTGATGCCGATAAAGCCCTGGACGCCCTGCGCTGGCTCAGCCAGGAGATGAATGATCGCTACCAGACGCTGGCCAAGGCCGCTGTCCGCAATATTGAGACCTATAATAAGAACCGGCAGGGCGACCAGAAAATGCCCTACCTGGTGCTGATTATCGATGAGCTGGCTGACCTGATGATGCTGGGAGGTGATGAGGTGGAGCATATCCTGTGCCGTTTAGCCCAGCTTTCCCGGGCGGTGGGTATTCACCTGGTGGTGGCGACGCAGCGTCCCTCCGTGGACGTGGTTACCGGACTGATTAAAGCCAATTTCCCCACCCGTATCAGCTTTGCCGTTACCTCCCAGGTAGACTCGCGTACTATCCTTGACAGCGGCGGCGCCGAGAAATTGCTGGGCAAGGGGGACATGCTCTATCTACCCACCGAGGCCGGGAAACCCAAGCGCCTCCAGGGGTGCTACGTTTCTGATGCCGAGGCGGAGCGGCTGGTCTACCTCTGGGGAAACCAGCGGCGGGAAGGGGCGGCTGCGCTGAAAGTGACCGATCTGGTACCGCTCCAGGCTGCCAGCCGCAAAGACGAGGATGAAGACCCGATACTGAAAGCCGCCCGCCAGCTTGCCCGGGAACACAGCCGGATATCAGCGTCCTTCTTGCAGCGGCGTTTACGCATCGGCTATCCCCGCGCCGCCCGCATCATCGACCAGCTTGAGGAGGAGAAGGCGATGGAGGAGGGGGGAGGGGAGGAGCTATAA
- a CDS encoding type II toxin-antitoxin system RelE/ParE family toxin, whose product MAYRIEITPTALEALEAITDRRTRGAVVRRIDTLTEEPGKLGKPLRGWLAGFMSIRAAGQRYRVVYRIDDEEKRAIVYMVDIRKEGSRRDVYALAERLVQRGLI is encoded by the coding sequence GTGGCCTACCGGATTGAAATTACCCCGACTGCCCTAGAAGCGCTGGAGGCCATCACAGACCGGCGAACTCGCGGTGCTGTCGTCCGGCGTATAGACACTCTTACGGAAGAACCTGGAAAACTGGGAAAACCACTTCGAGGCTGGCTGGCAGGGTTCATGAGCATACGGGCTGCTGGGCAAAGGTACCGAGTTGTGTACAGAATTGACGATGAGGAGAAACGGGCGATAGTGTACATGGTCGATATACGCAAAGAAGGTAGCCGTCGGGATGTTTATGCCTTAGCCGAGCGACTCGTACAGCGGGGGTTGATATAG
- a CDS encoding type II toxin-antitoxin system Phd/YefM family antitoxin, giving the protein MTMTRETKELTTVDARRKLTKLPEELGAEPATVAVTRRGKPVLAIMAWEDYEAILESLEILSDDEAVKQLRRSIKEVKGGKTIPWEKAKARLGG; this is encoded by the coding sequence ATGACTATGACGAGGGAAACCAAAGAACTTACTACAGTTGATGCACGGCGGAAGCTGACGAAGCTGCCGGAGGAGTTGGGCGCAGAACCAGCTACCGTAGCGGTCACCCGAAGGGGAAAGCCGGTACTCGCAATTATGGCGTGGGAAGACTACGAAGCCATCCTGGAGAGTCTTGAGATACTCAGCGACGATGAGGCTGTGAAGCAACTCCGCCGTAGCATCAAAGAGGTTAAAGGGGGGAAGACAATCCCGTGGGAGAAGGCCAAGGCTCGACTGGGCGGGTAG
- the uvrB gene encoding excinuclease ABC subunit UvrB produces the protein MPPFEVVSDFGMMGDQPQAVDKLVAGLGGGLKHQTLLGVTGSGKTFAMANTIARVQRPTLVISHNKTLAAQLYSEFKDFFPNNAVEYFVSYYDYYQPEAYVPRTDLYIEKEVDINDEIDKLRHAATRALFEHRDVVIVASVSCIYGLGEPEEYHSFVCNLKKGESYNRYRLLHRLVDMQYERNDMDFTRGKFRVRGDTLEIQPAYEELALRIEFFGDEIERIVQIDPLTGEILSEMNAVDIFPAKHFVTSPEKLERAITSIQEELAHRLKELQEQGKVLEAARLEQRTNYDLEMLREAGYCSGVENYSRHLAGRASGSAPWTLLDYFPDDFLLILDESHMTIPQLNGMYHGDRSRKQTLVDYGFRLPSALDNRPLSFAEFEQRIKQVIYTSATPGPYEYKHSQQVVEQLVRPTGLLEPTVEIKPTKGQIDDLIDQIQKRVAKGERCLVTTLTKRMAEELADYLIELGIKTHYLHSEIDTLERVDILRSLRLGVYDVVVGINLLREGLDLPEVSFVAILDADKEGFLRSVGSLIQTMGRASRHIDGHVIMYADTMTGSMKAAIDETQRRRRIQEAYNQEHGITPQGIRKAIKDITERVKVVAETKATYTAAPIAREDIARLIKELESQMKAAAKALDFERAALLRDRIFDLRKEFDFAEIKGGR, from the coding sequence ATGCCACCGTTTGAAGTAGTCTCTGATTTCGGGATGATGGGCGACCAGCCGCAGGCGGTGGATAAGCTGGTGGCGGGGCTGGGGGGGGGGTTGAAGCACCAGACGCTGCTCGGCGTGACCGGCAGCGGCAAGACCTTCGCCATGGCTAACACCATCGCCCGGGTGCAGCGTCCCACCCTGGTCATCAGCCACAACAAGACGCTGGCGGCCCAGCTTTACTCCGAGTTCAAGGACTTCTTCCCCAACAACGCCGTGGAATATTTCGTCAGCTATTACGATTACTACCAGCCCGAAGCCTACGTGCCGCGCACCGACCTCTACATCGAGAAGGAGGTTGACATCAACGACGAGATTGACAAGCTGCGCCACGCCGCCACCCGCGCCCTTTTTGAGCACCGCGACGTGGTCATCGTCGCCTCTGTTTCCTGCATTTACGGCCTGGGCGAACCGGAGGAATATCACAGCTTCGTCTGCAACCTGAAAAAGGGGGAAAGCTATAACCGCTACCGGTTGTTGCACAGGCTGGTGGATATGCAGTACGAGCGTAATGACATGGACTTCACCCGCGGCAAGTTCCGCGTCCGCGGCGATACCCTGGAGATACAGCCCGCCTACGAGGAACTGGCCCTGCGCATCGAGTTCTTCGGTGACGAAATTGAGCGCATCGTGCAGATCGACCCGCTCACCGGCGAGATACTCTCCGAGATGAACGCGGTTGACATCTTTCCCGCCAAGCACTTCGTCACCTCGCCGGAGAAGCTGGAGAGAGCGATTACCAGCATCCAGGAAGAGCTTGCCCATAGGCTCAAGGAATTGCAGGAGCAGGGAAAGGTGCTCGAAGCCGCCCGCCTGGAGCAGCGCACCAACTACGACCTGGAAATGCTGCGGGAAGCCGGCTACTGTTCCGGAGTGGAGAACTACTCCCGCCATTTAGCCGGGCGCGCCTCCGGCAGTGCGCCCTGGACACTGCTCGATTACTTCCCCGACGATTTCCTGCTGATTCTGGACGAATCGCACATGACCATCCCACAGCTTAACGGTATGTACCACGGCGACCGCTCCCGCAAGCAGACGCTGGTGGACTACGGGTTCCGTCTGCCCTCGGCGCTGGACAACCGCCCGCTGAGCTTCGCCGAGTTTGAGCAGCGCATCAAACAGGTCATCTATACCTCGGCGACGCCGGGGCCGTACGAATACAAGCACAGCCAGCAGGTGGTGGAGCAACTGGTACGACCCACCGGCCTGCTCGAACCTACGGTAGAAATCAAGCCCACCAAGGGGCAGATCGACGACCTTATCGACCAGATTCAGAAGCGGGTGGCGAAGGGCGAGCGCTGCCTGGTGACCACCCTGACGAAGCGGATGGCGGAGGAGCTTGCCGACTACCTTATCGAGCTGGGCATCAAGACCCACTACCTCCACTCGGAGATTGATACTCTGGAGAGGGTGGACATCCTGCGCAGCCTGCGCCTTGGCGTCTATGACGTGGTCGTCGGCATCAACCTGTTGCGGGAGGGGTTGGACCTGCCCGAGGTCAGCTTTGTCGCCATCCTTGACGCCGACAAAGAGGGGTTCTTGAGATCGGTAGGCTCGCTGATACAGACCATGGGGCGAGCTTCCCGCCACATTGACGGGCACGTCATCATGTACGCCGATACCATGACCGGCTCAATGAAGGCGGCGATTGACGAGACCCAGCGCCGCCGCCGCATCCAGGAAGCTTATAACCAGGAACACGGCATCACCCCGCAGGGCATCAGGAAAGCCATCAAGGACATCACCGAGCGTGTCAAGGTGGTCGCCGAGACCAAGGCAACTTATACGGCGGCGCCCATCGCCAGGGAGGACATCGCCCGCCTGATTAAGGAACTGGAATCGCAGATGAAGGCCGCTGCCAAAGCTCTCGACTTCGAGAGGGCGGCGCTGCTGCGCGACCGCATCTTCGACCTGCGCAAAGAGTTTGATTTCGCGGAGATAAAGGGTGGCCGATAA
- a CDS encoding redoxin domain-containing protein, translating into MAERTTPVSPGETAPDFTLKDQRGQDFNLAGQRGKRVLLSFHPLAWTGVCAKQMQNLEARKSDFDSLNTVAVGISVDSVPTKQAWAKDLGIKETRVLADFWPHGQVAKLYGLFREKEGFSQRANVIVDEQGKVAFVKVYEISQLPDLDEVIGELKKSREES; encoded by the coding sequence ATGGCGGAAAGAACAACTCCAGTATCGCCGGGAGAGACGGCGCCGGACTTCACCCTCAAAGACCAGCGCGGTCAGGACTTCAACCTGGCGGGGCAACGGGGCAAGCGGGTGCTCCTCTCCTTTCATCCCCTGGCCTGGACGGGGGTATGCGCCAAACAAATGCAGAACCTCGAAGCCAGAAAGTCGGACTTCGACTCGCTGAACACCGTCGCTGTCGGCATCAGCGTCGATTCCGTACCCACCAAGCAGGCCTGGGCTAAAGACCTCGGCATCAAGGAGACACGCGTCCTCGCCGACTTCTGGCCTCACGGACAGGTGGCGAAACTCTACGGCCTGTTCCGTGAGAAAGAGGGGTTCTCCCAGCGGGCTAACGTCATCGTCGACGAGCAGGGCAAAGTCGCCTTCGTTAAAGTCTACGAGATTAGCCAGCTACCTGACCTCGATGAGGTCATTGGGGAACTGAAAAAGTCCCGGGAGGAATCTTAA
- a CDS encoding pseudouridine synthase — protein MASESLLKVLSEAGIASRRKLTEAIKQGRVTVNGQVVDGFRFPVDSARDRVALDGRAIGFQTQSSVYLLLNKPAGVLSTTHDERGRKTVLSLLPPKYRHLRLYPVGRLDLDSTGLLLLTNDGDLTYHLTHPRFEHEKEYLVAIDGGLSPEEKRKLEQGIELDGKRTAPATVREVKNLPPFNYSITLHEGRKRQLRRMLAALGYRVQHLKRVRMGSLGLGSLREGAVRELDKREVRALTGGKH, from the coding sequence ATGGCTTCCGAATCTCTGCTCAAGGTCTTGAGTGAGGCCGGTATCGCTTCCCGCCGGAAGCTGACCGAAGCCATCAAGCAGGGCAGGGTCACGGTCAACGGTCAGGTGGTGGACGGCTTCCGTTTTCCTGTTGACAGTGCCAGAGACCGTGTTGCTCTGGACGGGCGGGCTATCGGTTTTCAGACTCAGTCATCAGTCTACCTGCTGCTGAACAAGCCGGCGGGGGTGCTTTCCACCACCCATGATGAAAGAGGACGGAAGACGGTGTTGAGTCTGTTGCCCCCGAAGTACCGCCACCTCCGGCTGTACCCGGTGGGCAGGCTCGACCTCGACAGCACCGGACTGTTACTGCTGACCAATGACGGCGACCTTACCTACCACCTGACCCACCCCCGCTTTGAGCATGAGAAAGAGTACCTGGTGGCGATTGACGGCGGGCTGTCACCGGAGGAGAAACGGAAGCTGGAACAGGGTATTGAATTGGACGGAAAGCGGACGGCCCCCGCCACCGTCAGGGAGGTCAAAAACTTGCCGCCCTTTAACTACAGCATCACCCTGCATGAGGGCAGGAAAAGGCAGCTGCGGCGGATGCTGGCTGCCCTTGGCTACCGTGTCCAGCACCTGAAGCGGGTCAGGATGGGGAGCCTGGGGCTGGGGTCTCTCAGAGAGGGCGCGGTGCGGGAGCTTGATAAGCGGGAGGTCAGGGCGCTAACTGGTGGGAAACACTGA